A genomic stretch from Camelus dromedarius isolate mCamDro1 chromosome 10, mCamDro1.pat, whole genome shotgun sequence includes:
- the PLPP6 gene encoding polyisoprenoid diphosphate/phosphate phosphohydrolase PLPP6 codes for MAVRKRKRLQGREASPEASGVLRSGPPAVMSSPRRNVEGRPLGTCAPSSSSSNSVSPAHGGGGGSRFEFQSLLSSRALGTDPTCGRLRASESPVHRRGSFPPAGAGPSQASPPPPPEEDRMDLNPSFLGIALRSLLAIDLWLSKKLGVCAGESSSWGSVRPLMKLLEISGHGILWLLGTLYCLSRSDSWAGREVLMNLLFALLLDLLLVALIKGLVRRRRPAHNQMDMFFTLSVDKYSFPSGHATRAALVSRFILNHLVLAIPLRVLVVLWTLILGLSRIMLGRHNVTDVAFGFFLGYMQYCIVDYCWLSPHNAPVLFVLWNQQ; via the coding sequence ATGGCAGTGCGGAAGCGGAAGAGGCTGCAAGGCCGGGAAGCCTCTCCTGAGGCCAGCGGGGTCCTGCGGTCCGGGCCGCCCGCCGTGATGTCGAGCCCCCGGAGGAACGTCGAGGGACGCCCGCTGGGTACCTGcgcccccagcagcagcagcagcaattcCGTCAGCCCAGcccacggcggcggcggcggcagcaggtTCGAGTTTCAATCCCTGCTCAGCAGCCGCGCGCTGGGCACCGACCCCACCTGCGGCCGGCTCCGCGCGTCCGAGAGCCCGGTGCACCGCCGCGGCTCGTTCCCTCCCGCCGGGGCAGGCCCCTCGCAGGcgtccccgcccccgccgcccgaGGAAGACCGCATGGACCTCAACCCGTCCTTCCTGGGCATCGCCCTGCGCTCCCTGCTGGCCATCGACCTGTGGCTGTCTAAGAAGCTGGGGGTGTGCGCGGGGGAGAGCTCGTCCTGGGGCAGCGTGCGGCCCCTTATGAAGCTGCTGGAGATCTCGGGACACGGCATCCTCTGGCTGCTGGGCACCCTCTACTGCCTGTCCAGGAGCGACAGCTGGGCCGGGCGCGAGGTGCTGATGAACCTGCTCTTCGCCCTACTGTTGGACCTGCTGCTGGTGGCCTTGATCAAGGGGCTGGTCCGCAGGCGCCGCCCGGCCCACAACCAGATGGACATGTTTTTCACCCTTTCGGTGGACAAGTACTCCTTCCCTTCCGGCCATGCCACCAGGGCCGCCCTGGTGTCGCGGTTCATCCTGAACCACCTGGTGCTGGCCATTCCGCTGAGGGTGCTGGTGGTACTGTGGACTCTCATCTTGGGCCTCTCCAGGATCATGCTGGGGCGGCACAATGTCACCGACGTGGCTTTTGGCTTTTTTCTGGGTTACATGCAGTATTGCATCGTGGACTATTGCTGGCTCTCACCGCACAATGCTCCGGTCCTCTTTGTACTGTGGAACCAACAGTGA